In Gammaproteobacteria bacterium, the genomic stretch GACGCCCCGGAACCGGACGCATGATGTTGCCACTTGCTCATGCGTTGGAACGACTCGGCTATTCCACGATTACCTACGACAGGATCGGCTATGGTCATTCAAGTCGACGATCATCGGAGGTCCCGGCCAACCCTACGGAAAATGCGCGGGACCTGCTGCAATTGATTAAGGCATTGGCGTTGGATGATCCATTTATTGTCGGCTACTCCTACGGCGGTGGTGTTGCACTCGAGGCTGCTCGGATGGATTCGAATGCATTCAGCAGACTCACGTTGATCGCAAGCCTCGGCGACAACTCGGAGCGAAGAGCGCCCCCTACGGGTGCTGCTCGTCTACTATTCTCCGTGCCAATGATGCGCTGGATGATGGGCACTGAGTTTATTGCGATGAAAGGGGGCAAAGCAGGAAATGCCGCGTTGTTTTACCCAGCTCCTGCCGACGAGATTTTTCTCAAGCAGGCGTTCGCAGGACTTTCAATGCCCGGGGTGCCCGAAACGTTGATCAGAGAGAGGATGGAGCGCTATCAAAACTTCGATGGATTCCAGCCCGAGGCGACGGTGGCATGCACATTGATCATCCACGGTGTTGACGACAAGGTCGTTCCGGCGAAGGGCGCAAAAGTCCTGAGGGATGCGATATCGGGCTCTGAGCTTCAGCTGCTTGACGACACAGGCCATGCCGTCGTTATCCGACAACCGGGCCGACTTGCGGAGCTTATCGCTGGCCACGATAAAGCGTGTTCCGACTAACGAAAAAAGGGCCTTGGCCAGATCACCTCCGCCGCTGCAAATTCTGTTGACACCGGCCCATATTTATATAACTCTTAGGTTATGGAACACCTGAGTTATACAAGCACCCAACCCAACCTCGACGCCATCTTCTCGGCCCT encodes the following:
- a CDS encoding alpha/beta hydrolase, which translates into the protein MINEVNDRIKSDDHMFKRILQVLGIFLALVIVIPFMGPWLGLADYRSMAPEPGQRVDLPNGDHVNVYRQGSGKAVVLIHGRPGTGRMMLPLAHALERLGYSTITYDRIGYGHSSRRSSEVPANPTENARDLLQLIKALALDDPFIVGYSYGGGVALEAARMDSNAFSRLTLIASLGDNSERRAPPTGAARLLFSVPMMRWMMGTEFIAMKGGKAGNAALFYPAPADEIFLKQAFAGLSMPGVPETLIRERMERYQNFDGFQPEATVACTLIIHGVDDKVVPAKGAKVLRDAISGSELQLLDDTGHAVVIRQPGRLAELIAGHDKACSD